The following proteins come from a genomic window of Mariniflexile sp. TRM1-10:
- a CDS encoding glycoside hydrolase, translating to MKLIKIPNHYILITLQRVFVTLLITLFLYNCSSDNNGGTDPTPTTPTLRADASIITPTIAHQTISGFGGANRMWGTQSLKPAEAKKAFGLGENELGLSIFRVRISSNKDEWPIIVEAVKEANKYGATVLACPWSPPAALKSNNSDVGGYLLPENYEAFKDYINEYITYMASNGAIIDIVSIQNEPDWQVNYESCDYTANDFIQFFKAPGEIVGAKVAAPESLNFNQTMTNAILSDDIAANSIDIVAGHIYGGGTAKLPLAEQKNKEIWMTEYLLNLNTGNAGAAAWSTYSESAKWTESITMLKSIHDSMMVNWNAYVWWYLQRYYSFIGDGEQGTVNGEVMKRGIGFSHFSKFIRPGYKRVEAIENPRSGIYVSAYTGEGKTIINAINISGSAVSQQFSIEGTSATSIIPYVTSETLSMQKQTSITIIPEIDGFNVSLPAKSITTFITN from the coding sequence ATGAAATTAATTAAAATCCCTAATCATTATATCCTAATTACTCTTCAAAGAGTATTTGTAACATTACTAATTACACTTTTTTTGTATAACTGTAGTAGCGACAATAATGGAGGCACTGACCCAACGCCAACTACCCCAACATTAAGAGCAGACGCTTCAATAATAACTCCAACTATAGCACATCAAACTATTTCTGGCTTTGGTGGTGCAAACAGAATGTGGGGAACACAATCTTTAAAACCTGCTGAAGCAAAAAAAGCGTTCGGTCTTGGTGAAAATGAATTGGGACTCAGTATTTTTAGAGTTCGCATTTCTTCTAATAAGGATGAATGGCCAATCATAGTAGAAGCAGTAAAGGAGGCAAATAAGTATGGAGCAACAGTATTGGCATGTCCTTGGTCGCCACCCGCAGCATTAAAAAGTAATAATAGCGATGTAGGAGGTTACCTTTTGCCAGAAAATTACGAAGCATTCAAAGATTACATTAATGAATACATTACTTATATGGCTTCAAATGGAGCTATAATAGACATTGTTTCCATACAAAATGAACCCGATTGGCAAGTAAATTATGAATCTTGTGATTATACAGCAAATGATTTCATACAATTTTTCAAAGCTCCAGGAGAAATAGTTGGTGCTAAAGTGGCTGCTCCAGAATCTTTGAATTTTAATCAAACCATGACGAATGCTATTTTATCAGATGATATTGCAGCTAATAGCATAGATATTGTGGCTGGTCATATTTATGGAGGTGGCACAGCAAAGCTTCCTTTAGCCGAGCAAAAAAACAAAGAAATTTGGATGACAGAATATTTATTGAATTTAAATACTGGTAATGCAGGAGCTGCAGCTTGGAGTACTTATTCAGAATCTGCTAAGTGGACTGAGTCAATTACTATGCTTAAAAGTATTCATGATTCGATGATGGTTAATTGGAATGCTTATGTTTGGTGGTATTTACAACGTTACTATTCGTTTATAGGTGATGGAGAGCAGGGAACCGTTAACGGTGAAGTTATGAAAAGAGGTATTGGTTTTTCTCATTTTTCAAAGTTTATAAGACCCGGTTACAAAAGAGTGGAGGCCATTGAAAATCCGCGATCTGGTATATACGTAAGCGCCTATACTGGTGAAGGAAAAACAATTATTAACGCTATAAATATTTCTGGCTCTGCTGTAAGTCAACAATTTTCTATTGAAGGGACTTCAGCAACATCTATTATACCTTATGTAACTAGTGAAACTTTAAGTATGCAAAAGCAAACATCGATTACTATAATACCAGAAATTGATGGGTTTAATGTATCATTACCAGCAAAAAGCATCACCACCTTTATAACTAATTAA
- a CDS encoding 3-deoxy-D-manno-octulosonic acid transferase, giving the protein MGFIYNIGIHAAHFGLKCASLFNEKIKNGVIGRQNTFKILRDNLNPNDQTLWFHCASLGEYEQGLPVFKVLRSHYKNHKIVLSFFSPSGYDIRKNTPIADVVVYLPLDTKANAKRFLDIINPELTVFVKYDIWPNFLEELKRRQLRAILISAVFRENQSFFKFYGNQLRKALFAFEHIFTQNERSKNLLESINYKNVTVTGDTRFDRVSSQLEVDNTLDFVETFKQDKLCMVAGSTWPEDDTLLINFINSEASKDVKFIIAPHNMKSNQIKNIQEKLTTESVLFSEKDSTKLKDAQVFIIDIIGILSKIYNYADMAYVGGAMGTTGLHNTLEPAVFGVPIIIGNHHEKFPEAKEMIDNAGMFSIANQEEFDAILKELIQNTEKRILSGNNNLQYIKKNKGAVAKIVRYLGF; this is encoded by the coding sequence TTGGGTTTTATTTACAACATTGGCATTCATGCAGCACATTTTGGTTTAAAATGCGCATCGTTATTTAACGAAAAAATCAAAAATGGTGTTATTGGCCGACAAAACACTTTTAAAATTCTACGTGACAATTTAAATCCAAACGACCAAACACTTTGGTTTCATTGTGCTTCTTTGGGCGAATACGAACAAGGACTTCCTGTTTTTAAAGTTTTAAGAAGTCATTATAAAAACCATAAAATTGTACTTAGTTTTTTTTCGCCATCGGGTTATGACATTCGAAAAAACACACCCATTGCCGATGTTGTGGTTTATCTTCCGTTGGACACCAAAGCAAATGCGAAACGTTTTTTAGATATTATAAACCCAGAGCTAACCGTTTTTGTTAAGTACGATATTTGGCCAAATTTTTTAGAAGAACTAAAAAGAAGACAATTACGGGCTATTTTAATTTCAGCAGTATTTAGAGAAAATCAATCGTTCTTTAAGTTTTATGGAAACCAATTAAGAAAAGCCTTATTTGCTTTTGAACATATTTTTACCCAAAACGAGCGTTCTAAAAATTTACTTGAATCCATAAACTATAAAAACGTTACCGTCACAGGCGACACGCGTTTTGATCGTGTTTCCAGCCAATTAGAAGTTGATAATACTTTAGATTTTGTTGAAACTTTTAAACAAGACAAACTTTGCATGGTTGCAGGTAGTACTTGGCCAGAAGACGACACATTACTTATAAACTTCATCAATTCAGAAGCTTCAAAAGATGTGAAATTTATTATTGCACCTCATAACATGAAGTCGAATCAAATAAAAAACATTCAAGAAAAACTAACGACTGAAAGTGTTCTATTTTCTGAAAAAGACAGTACAAAACTTAAAGATGCCCAAGTATTTATTATTGATATCATTGGCATTCTTTCAAAAATTTACAATTATGCAGATATGGCTTATGTTGGTGGTGCCATGGGAACTACTGGATTACATAATACTTTAGAACCTGCTGTTTTTGGCGTACCTATTATTATTGGCAACCACCATGAAAAATTTCCGGAAGCCAAAGAAATGATAGATAATGCAGGGATGTTTTCTATAGCAAACCAAGAAGAATTTGATGCTATTCTAAAGGAATTAATCCAAAACACCGAAAAACGCATACTTTCGGGAAACAACAATTTGCAATACATTAAAAAGAACAAGGGAGCCGTTGCTAAAATAGTACGGTATTTGGGTTTTTAA
- a CDS encoding DegT/DnrJ/EryC1/StrS family aminotransferase: MKKIQMVDLKGQYDDIKDLVNTSIQEVLETTTYINGPKVHQFQKNLEHYLGVKHVIPCANGTDALQIAMMGLGLKPGDEVITADFTFAATVEVIALLQLTPVLVDVNEDDFNINIEAIKKAITPKTKAIVPVHLFGQCANMEAIMDIAKVHDLYVIEDNAQAIGANYTFKDGKKAQAGTIGHVASTSFFPSKNLGCYGDGGAIFTNDDALAHTIRGIVNHGMYERYHHDVVGVNSRLDSIQAAVLDAKLPHLDIYNKKRREAANKYDNAFKNISNIITPHRNGGEDAHVFHQYTLRILGTDRDALVKHLNEKGIPCGVYYPIPLHKQKAYSDSRYNEADFPVTNQLVKDVISLPMHTELDDEQIEFITSTIINFING; encoded by the coding sequence ATGAAAAAAATTCAAATGGTTGACCTCAAAGGTCAATATGACGACATTAAAGACCTTGTAAATACGTCTATTCAAGAAGTTTTAGAAACCACAACATATATAAACGGTCCAAAAGTTCATCAATTCCAGAAGAATTTAGAACACTATTTAGGCGTAAAACACGTCATTCCGTGTGCCAATGGCACCGATGCGTTACAGATTGCTATGATGGGATTGGGTTTAAAACCCGGTGATGAGGTTATTACTGCCGATTTCACCTTTGCTGCAACCGTTGAAGTTATTGCTTTATTGCAATTAACACCTGTTTTGGTTGATGTGAATGAAGACGACTTTAATATTAATATTGAAGCTATTAAAAAGGCCATTACACCAAAAACCAAAGCCATTGTACCTGTTCATTTATTTGGTCAATGTGCTAATATGGAGGCTATTATGGATATTGCCAAAGTGCATGATTTATATGTAATTGAAGATAATGCCCAAGCTATTGGCGCAAATTACACGTTTAAAGATGGTAAAAAAGCGCAGGCAGGCACCATAGGGCATGTAGCATCCACGTCATTTTTTCCATCAAAAAATTTAGGCTGCTATGGTGATGGTGGTGCTATTTTTACAAACGATGACGCTTTAGCCCATACCATTCGAGGTATTGTAAACCATGGTATGTACGAGCGTTACCACCATGATGTGGTTGGTGTAAATTCGCGTTTGGATAGTATTCAAGCGGCGGTTTTAGATGCTAAATTACCGCACTTGGATATTTACAACAAAAAAAGACGTGAAGCGGCTAATAAGTATGACAACGCTTTTAAAAACATTTCAAATATCATAACTCCCCATAGAAATGGAGGTGAAGACGCTCATGTTTTTCATCAATATACTTTAAGAATATTAGGAACGGATAGAGACGCTCTAGTAAAGCATTTGAACGAAAAAGGGATTCCTTGTGGTGTCTATTACCCAATTCCACTTCATAAACAAAAGGCATATTCAGATTCAAGATACAATGAAGCCGATTTTCCTGTTACCAATCAATTGGTAAAAGACGTTATTTCATTGCCAATGCATACAGAACTGGACGATGAACAAATAGAATTTATTACATCAACAATTATAAACTTTATAAATGGATAA
- the galE gene encoding UDP-glucose 4-epimerase GalE, with protein sequence MDKILVTGGLGFIGSHTVVELQNEGYEVVIIDDLSNSSISVLDGITAITGKKPLFEKLDLKDKAGVEAFFAKHNDIKGVIHFAASKAVGESVKEPLLYYENNINTLVYILKELTKLPEASFIFSSSCTVYGQADELPITENAPVKQAESPYGNTKQIGEEIISDTCKVTPSLKAIALRYFNPVGAHESVNIGELPIGVPQNLVPFITQTAIGLRQELSVFGDDYPTPDGTCIRDYIHVVDLAKAHVVALGRLLKNKNKANYETFNLGTGKGSSVLEVVKSFEKVSGKKLNYKIVGRREGDIISAYADTTKANDELGWKTKLSLDDAMRSAWNWEQKVRENK encoded by the coding sequence ATGGATAAAATATTAGTTACTGGCGGTTTGGGCTTTATTGGTTCGCATACCGTTGTAGAATTACAAAACGAAGGTTACGAAGTGGTTATTATTGACGACTTGTCAAACTCATCAATAAGCGTATTAGATGGTATTACAGCTATTACTGGAAAAAAGCCACTTTTTGAAAAACTTGATTTAAAAGATAAAGCAGGTGTAGAAGCGTTTTTTGCAAAGCATAACGATATAAAAGGTGTTATTCATTTTGCTGCCAGTAAAGCGGTAGGTGAAAGCGTAAAAGAACCTTTGCTTTACTACGAAAATAACATAAATACCTTAGTTTATATTCTTAAAGAATTAACAAAGCTACCAGAAGCTAGTTTTATTTTTAGCTCGTCTTGTACGGTTTACGGGCAAGCAGACGAATTACCAATTACCGAAAACGCCCCCGTAAAACAAGCGGAGTCGCCTTATGGAAATACCAAACAAATTGGTGAAGAAATTATTAGCGACACCTGTAAAGTAACGCCAAGTCTTAAAGCGATTGCCTTGCGTTACTTTAATCCGGTAGGGGCACATGAGTCGGTTAATATTGGTGAATTGCCAATTGGTGTTCCGCAAAATTTAGTGCCATTTATTACGCAAACAGCGATAGGCTTACGTCAAGAACTTTCTGTTTTTGGAGATGATTATCCAACACCAGACGGTACTTGCATTCGCGATTACATTCATGTGGTCGATTTAGCCAAGGCACACGTAGTGGCTTTGGGTCGTTTGTTGAAAAATAAAAATAAAGCCAATTACGAAACGTTTAATCTTGGAACAGGAAAAGGAAGTTCGGTGCTGGAAGTTGTAAAATCTTTTGAAAAAGTTTCAGGTAAAAAGCTGAATTATAAAATTGTAGGCAGGAGAGAAGGCGATATTATTTCAGCTTATGCCGATACTACAAAGGCAAATGATGAATTGGGTTGGAAAACAAAATTATCGTTAGATGATGCGATGCGTTCTGCATGGAATTGGGAACAAAAAGTAAGGGAAAACAAATAG
- the lspA gene encoding signal peptidase II, producing the protein MKLTKRTIYILLVIVVTIAIDQISKVLVRTHIQARTDIHPGERISLIGDAFIMMNVENTGAFLGMGSDLNPTLRIILLLILPILVLGFVLRHILKDSSIDKWSLFAFASIIGGGIANVYDRIVYGSVTDFFFIDLGGIFRTGIFNMADLSVTTGMIILVFVSFRKKDKNEDIEKAA; encoded by the coding sequence ATGAAGTTAACTAAACGCACTATATATATTTTATTAGTAATTGTTGTAACAATTGCAATCGACCAAATTTCGAAAGTACTGGTTAGAACCCATATTCAAGCACGCACCGACATACATCCTGGTGAACGCATTTCGTTAATTGGCGATGCTTTTATTATGATGAATGTTGAAAATACGGGTGCTTTTTTAGGGATGGGCAGCGATTTAAATCCAACACTTAGAATCATCTTATTACTTATTTTACCCATACTTGTTTTAGGATTTGTTTTGCGTCATATTTTAAAAGACTCCTCCATTGATAAATGGTCGCTTTTTGCTTTTGCCAGTATTATTGGTGGCGGTATTGCAAATGTTTACGACCGCATTGTGTATGGTTCTGTAACCGATTTTTTCTTTATTGATTTAGGTGGGATTTTTAGAACCGGGATTTTTAATATGGCAGATCTATCGGTAACAACTGGTATGATTATATTGGTATTTGTTAGTTTTAGAAAGAAAGATAAAAATGAAGACATAGAAAAGGCTGCTTAA
- the fabD gene encoding ACP S-malonyltransferase: MNAYIFPGQGAQFTGMGLDLYENAPLAQELFEKANTILGFNITDIMFEGTAEALKETKVTQPAIFLHSVILAKTLGASFKPDMVAGHSLGEFSALVANGTLNFEDGLKLVSQRALAMQKACELQPSTMAAVLGLDDAIVEKVCNETEGVVVAANYNCPGQLVISGEVDAVNRACEAMKAAGAKRALVLPVGGAFHSPLMEPAREELAAAIENTTFSKPNCPIYQNVTAKAVIDEAVIKANLISQLTAPVRWTQSVQQMITDGATLFTEVGPGNVLQGLVKKINREAQTASASL, encoded by the coding sequence ATGAATGCATATATATTTCCCGGTCAGGGCGCACAATTTACAGGGATGGGTTTAGACCTTTACGAAAACGCGCCTTTGGCTCAAGAATTATTTGAAAAAGCAAATACTATTTTAGGTTTCAACATTACAGACATTATGTTTGAAGGCACTGCTGAAGCTTTAAAAGAAACCAAAGTAACACAGCCTGCCATATTTTTACACTCGGTAATTTTAGCTAAAACCCTAGGCGCTAGTTTTAAACCCGATATGGTTGCTGGCCACTCGTTAGGTGAATTTTCGGCATTAGTCGCTAACGGTACTTTAAATTTTGAAGATGGTTTGAAATTAGTATCGCAACGAGCTTTAGCTATGCAAAAAGCTTGCGAATTGCAACCAAGTACCATGGCTGCCGTTTTGGGATTAGATGATGCTATTGTAGAAAAAGTGTGTAACGAAACTGAAGGCGTTGTAGTCGCAGCTAATTATAATTGCCCTGGACAATTAGTGATTTCCGGTGAAGTAGATGCTGTTAATAGAGCTTGTGAAGCTATGAAAGCAGCAGGTGCCAAACGTGCTTTGGTATTACCTGTTGGTGGTGCATTTCACTCACCTTTAATGGAACCTGCTCGTGAGGAACTAGCAGCTGCTATTGAAAATACCACCTTTAGCAAACCCAACTGCCCTATTTATCAAAATGTAACCGCCAAAGCTGTGATTGATGAAGCTGTCATAAAAGCAAACTTAATATCGCAATTAACGGCGCCTGTTCGTTGGACGCAATCTGTTCAACAAATGATTACAGATGGTGCTACCCTGTTTACAGAGGTGGGCCCTGGAAATGTTTTACAAGGTTTGGTGAAAAAGATCAATAGAGAAGCGCAAACAGCCTCCGCAAGTTTATAA
- a CDS encoding NAD(P)/FAD-dependent oxidoreductase has translation MIKELQLRISLKEEERSDILVQKASHILDIDKEDITGVKVLRKSIDARKPKIIFNYKVAVYIREVLPKTSEYQFDYKDVSKAKPIHIIGFGPAGMYAALRCIELGFKPIVLERGKNVKDRRRDLRAINQDHFVNEDSNYCFGEGGAGTYSDGKLYTRSLKRGDVRRIFENLVFHGATDQILVDAHPHIGTNKLPKVVQNIRETILKYGGEIHFETRVTDFIIKNNKIQAIQLNNSDDMPANRVILATGHSARDIFYLLHKKEIALEAKSFAMGVRVEHPQHIIDAIQYHCSGERHELLPAASYSLVQQVNERGVYSFCMCPGGFIVPAATANGEVVVNGMSPSKRNNLFANSGIVVEIDVHRDLPKYEQFGALKGLEYQKNLERMAYTAGGRSQVAPAQRLTDFVEGRLSPDLNPTSYQPGLNSAPLHSLLPKLIGSRLRKGFEAFGQKMKGYYTAEANIVGVESRTSSPVCIPRNAQLEHPQIKGLFPCGEGGGYAGGIVSAAMDGERCAEAAIKDL, from the coding sequence ATGATAAAAGAACTTCAGCTCCGTATTTCACTTAAAGAAGAAGAACGCAGCGATATTTTGGTGCAAAAAGCGTCACATATCCTTGATATTGACAAAGAAGATATTACTGGGGTTAAAGTACTTCGTAAATCTATTGATGCACGAAAGCCTAAAATCATCTTTAACTATAAAGTGGCTGTTTACATTCGAGAAGTATTACCCAAAACTTCCGAATACCAATTCGATTATAAAGATGTTTCTAAAGCAAAACCTATCCACATTATTGGTTTCGGACCTGCGGGGATGTACGCCGCTTTACGCTGTATTGAACTCGGTTTTAAACCCATTGTTTTAGAACGCGGCAAAAATGTAAAAGACCGCCGTCGGGATTTAAGAGCCATCAATCAAGACCACTTTGTTAATGAAGATTCCAATTATTGCTTTGGCGAAGGTGGTGCTGGCACGTACAGCGATGGCAAATTATACACCCGAAGTTTAAAACGTGGCGATGTACGCCGAATTTTTGAAAACTTAGTGTTTCATGGCGCTACCGACCAAATTTTGGTTGATGCCCATCCGCATATCGGTACCAATAAATTACCTAAAGTTGTCCAGAATATAAGAGAGACTATTTTAAAATATGGCGGCGAGATTCATTTTGAAACACGAGTTACCGATTTCATTATAAAAAACAACAAAATCCAAGCCATTCAATTAAACAATAGCGATGACATGCCTGCTAACCGGGTTATTTTAGCAACTGGTCATTCAGCTCGTGATATCTTTTATCTACTTCACAAAAAAGAAATTGCTTTAGAAGCCAAGTCGTTTGCTATGGGGGTTCGTGTGGAACATCCGCAACATATTATCGATGCCATTCAATACCATTGCAGTGGGGAACGCCATGAGTTATTACCTGCAGCTTCCTATAGTTTGGTGCAACAAGTAAACGAACGTGGTGTGTATTCGTTTTGTATGTGCCCAGGCGGGTTTATTGTCCCTGCCGCTACTGCCAACGGTGAAGTCGTTGTGAACGGCATGTCACCATCAAAACGAAATAACTTATTTGCGAATTCAGGCATTGTCGTTGAAATTGATGTCCACAGGGATTTACCTAAATATGAACAGTTTGGCGCACTAAAAGGTTTGGAATACCAAAAAAACTTAGAGCGTATGGCATATACTGCTGGTGGTCGAAGTCAGGTAGCACCCGCACAGCGCCTAACCGATTTTGTTGAAGGGCGATTATCTCCTGATTTGAATCCTACCTCCTACCAACCGGGTTTGAATTCAGCACCATTACATTCCCTTTTACCTAAATTAATTGGTAGCAGATTACGAAAAGGTTTTGAGGCTTTCGGACAAAAAATGAAGGGTTATTATACGGCCGAAGCTAATATTGTTGGCGTAGAATCAAGAACCTCATCGCCCGTTTGCATCCCTAGAAACGCCCAATTAGAACACCCACAAATTAAAGGGTTATTCCCTTGTGGCGAAGGCGGCGGTTATGCAGGTGGTATTGTTTCTGCGGCTATGGATGGCGAGCGTTGTGCCGAAGCCGCTATTAAAGACTTATAA
- a CDS encoding helix-turn-helix domain-containing protein codes for METKSWKDIKDTVYGKKGTERRDELDRDFESFKIGLLLRNAREEKNLTQEQLGELIDKKRTYISRVENNGSNLTLKTLFDIVEKGLGGKVNISIEI; via the coding sequence ATGGAAACTAAAAGCTGGAAAGACATTAAAGATACCGTTTACGGAAAAAAAGGAACGGAACGCAGAGACGAACTCGACAGAGATTTTGAATCTTTTAAAATCGGTTTGCTTTTACGAAATGCACGAGAGGAAAAAAACCTGACTCAAGAACAACTTGGCGAATTGATTGACAAAAAGCGGACTTATATTTCTCGTGTGGAAAATAATGGCAGTAATCTGACTTTAAAAACCTTATTTGACATAGTTGAAAAAGGACTTGGCGGAAAAGTCAATATTTCAATCGAAATCTGA
- a CDS encoding type II toxin-antitoxin system RelE/ParE family toxin produces the protein MEKVRQVIQYKNYFEEFLLAQPIKVQDKIFKVIEIIETYQHVPKTYLAPMKTHKGLFEARIKLGSNIWRVFCFFDKGKLVILLNGFTKKTQKTPKNEIDKAVRLMKEYYEEKNKENGN, from the coding sequence ATGGAAAAAGTTAGGCAAGTAATACAATATAAAAATTATTTCGAAGAGTTTTTACTTGCTCAACCGATAAAGGTTCAAGACAAAATATTTAAGGTCATTGAAATAATCGAAACATATCAGCACGTGCCGAAAACATATTTGGCACCAATGAAAACCCACAAAGGACTATTTGAAGCCCGAATAAAATTGGGCTCAAATATTTGGAGAGTTTTTTGCTTCTTCGACAAAGGTAAGTTAGTTATACTCTTGAACGGATTTACAAAAAAGACGCAGAAAACACCGAAAAATGAAATCGACAAAGCTGTCCGACTAATGAAAGAGTATTACGAAGAAAAAAACAAAGAAAATGGAAACTAA
- a CDS encoding DUF6807 family protein: MIKAICSYKICLIFLLISITSCASTGEWASKVTGSNINYKVTEANNPIKDFAGNYLTVVYLENLGFDKIGRNSHTEDVAWLLSQGYRVIELDYAKNKKASATKINEDIIAINNAIASGDFCGIKNCSTSKSYILFEGYRIARNVPYFEDDPTVYNTPAEYTKGDMLHMDIIYPANAGAKVPVVLSFSYSNSYATYDADKKELTDAHKDFRMFLPYTFAGFNDSFLEGTPAHGMAWAIADHPKYCPWGSGKPTHGKNDTYKSYQVNPDAAQKVKSAIRTLRVKGKELGLSGKIGVYGFSRGSTAGSMAIGDKIVPEFENAGFNKGINDAIQAAALGPGVFDYTQIYNTINDGDSNLETRCPWAWGSLENNYDLWQSMGASYLVESSATAPVLLFYNTDDAPYYHDQITHFKAKLDALNVPTSTLINYGTGHAVPQTFETLNKLYDFFKKHLTSSKVEVVIKPDVVSFIEGKDSILNYQIAEKSLNGTYKRSNYMHPLYTLDGEILTEDFPEDHPHHRGIFWAWHQLYIGDKRMGDGWEIDHFSWDVTSVKELKQLDNSKAIQADVFWKSSQWLDANGNEKPVVKEVTTIKVYPKEKNYRLIDIEISILALEEAMRIGGSEDAKGYGGFSPRIKLTDDITFTSSEGQVTPTNLPVKAGSWMDISGSLGKDGKQAGLTILCHPNNPEPSNQWILRAKRSMQNAVYPYPGAEVVPLSKTVPTTLRYRILVHEGASTAIDIEAIYNNYKNL, from the coding sequence ATGATAAAAGCAATTTGTTCATATAAAATCTGTCTTATCTTCTTATTAATCTCAATCACTTCTTGTGCATCAACGGGCGAATGGGCTAGCAAGGTTACAGGAAGCAACATCAATTACAAAGTCACTGAAGCCAATAACCCTATTAAAGATTTTGCAGGCAACTACCTGACTGTTGTTTATCTTGAGAATTTGGGGTTTGATAAAATAGGTAGAAACAGTCATACTGAAGATGTCGCTTGGTTACTATCACAAGGCTATCGGGTTATAGAACTCGATTATGCTAAAAACAAAAAAGCTTCGGCAACAAAAATAAATGAAGATATCATTGCTATTAATAATGCGATTGCTTCTGGTGATTTTTGCGGAATTAAAAATTGTTCCACGTCCAAATCCTATATTTTGTTTGAAGGTTACCGAATAGCTCGCAACGTCCCTTATTTTGAAGACGACCCAACGGTTTATAACACACCTGCTGAATACACTAAAGGCGACATGCTTCACATGGATATTATTTATCCTGCAAATGCTGGGGCAAAAGTACCTGTTGTATTATCGTTTTCTTATAGTAATAGCTATGCAACATACGATGCTGACAAAAAAGAGCTAACAGACGCCCATAAAGATTTTAGAATGTTTCTACCATACACTTTTGCAGGGTTTAACGATTCGTTTTTAGAAGGCACGCCTGCACACGGTATGGCATGGGCCATTGCCGACCACCCCAAATATTGCCCTTGGGGAAGCGGCAAACCAACTCATGGCAAAAATGACACCTACAAATCGTATCAAGTCAATCCCGATGCCGCTCAAAAAGTGAAATCTGCCATTCGGACACTGCGTGTTAAAGGCAAAGAATTAGGGCTTTCCGGAAAAATAGGTGTTTATGGCTTTTCACGTGGTTCCACTGCTGGTTCTATGGCTATTGGTGACAAAATTGTACCTGAATTTGAGAATGCAGGTTTTAATAAGGGAATTAATGATGCTATTCAAGCAGCGGCATTAGGCCCTGGTGTTTTCGATTATACCCAAATTTATAATACAATAAATGATGGCGATTCTAATCTTGAAACCAGATGTCCTTGGGCATGGGGTTCTCTAGAAAACAATTATGACTTATGGCAATCAATGGGTGCTAGCTATTTGGTAGAATCGTCCGCCACAGCTCCTGTTCTTTTATTTTACAATACAGACGATGCACCGTATTACCATGACCAGATAACACATTTTAAAGCGAAGCTGGATGCTCTAAATGTTCCCACTTCAACATTAATAAATTATGGTACTGGGCATGCTGTTCCCCAAACTTTTGAAACACTAAACAAACTCTATGATTTCTTCAAAAAACACCTAACATCCTCAAAGGTTGAAGTCGTTATAAAACCAGATGTTGTTTCCTTTATTGAAGGTAAAGACAGCATCTTAAATTATCAGATTGCCGAAAAATCTTTAAATGGCACTTACAAAAGATCCAATTACATGCATCCGCTTTACACTTTAGACGGCGAAATTTTAACTGAAGATTTCCCCGAAGACCATCCACACCATAGGGGCATTTTTTGGGCATGGCATCAACTATATATTGGTGATAAACGTATGGGTGATGGTTGGGAAATTGACCATTTTAGTTGGGATGTAACGTCTGTTAAAGAACTAAAACAACTTGACAACTCTAAAGCAATACAAGCAGACGTTTTTTGGAAATCAAGCCAATGGTTAGACGCTAACGGCAATGAAAAACCTGTGGTTAAAGAAGTGACTACCATAAAAGTATATCCTAAAGAAAAAAATTACCGACTCATTGATATTGAGATTTCCATACTTGCTTTGGAAGAAGCTATGCGTATCGGTGGTTCTGAAGACGCCAAAGGCTATGGTGGGTTTTCACCTAGGATTAAACTAACAGACGACATTACATTCACAAGTTCCGAAGGACAAGTAACACCTACCAACTTACCTGTTAAAGCAGGTTCTTGGATGGACATTTCTGGTTCTTTAGGCAAAGATGGAAAACAAGCAGGACTTACCATACTGTGCCACCCAAACAACCCAGAACCTTCAAACCAATGGATATTACGTGCTAAACGCAGTATGCAAAATGCTGTGTATCCGTACCCTGGGGCTGAAGTTGTTCCACTGTCTAAAACAGTACCAACTACGCTTCGTTATCGTATATTAGTACATGAAGGCGCATCAACAGCAATTGATATAGAAGCTATATATAACAACTATAAAAACCTGTAA